Within the Bacteroidota bacterium genome, the region ATTTATTTTTTACGAAATTTTTACCGGACAAGTCAGGAAAAACAACAAAGGCTTCCGTAGATTTACCTTAAGAGGTAATAGCAGGGTGCAAATTGAAACTGGACTACTCGTTTTAGCCCACAATCTCAAAAAATGGGCGGTGGCATAACCGACATTACTTACTTTTTTTGCTTAAACCATAATCAAAAAAGAGGCTGCCCTTTTGAGACAGCCCCTTTTGAGTGCTGGCACCCTCTCCTTTGGAGAGGGCAGGGTGTGAGGCTACTTCACCTCATCTTTTTTCTTCCTGTCAAAATCAATTACTATCGGCGTAGCGATACAAATTGAAGAATAAGTACCGATTACGATACCTATTAATAATGCGAAGGAGAATCCTTTAATTGTTGTACCACCAAAAATAAAGATGGCTAACAACACGAAGAAAATAGTTAGGGACGTAAGAATAGTACGGCTAAGAGTACCGTTCAGCGCGTAATTGATAACAGTATTCTTTTCATCTCCTACAAGGTCGGTTTTGTTTTTATCTGTAAGATATTCACGTATCCTGTCAAATACAACCACTGTATCGGTCATCGAATAACTCATTACCGTAAGGATGGCTGCGATAAAATGCTGGTCGATCTCCAGGTCAAAGGGAAGCAAGCCGTCAAAAATCGTATAGCAGGATAATACAATAAGTACGTCGTGGAATAACGCCGCTACCGCACCTAAACCATATTGCCATTTTTTAAACCGGATAAAGATGAATATGAACATGATCAGGCAAGAGAATAACACAGCCCAAACGGCTTTACTTTTAATATCGCGTGATACAGTTTCTCCAACTTTCGTTGAACTCATTATTTCATACTTCACATTGAGTTTACCTAAGCCTTCTTTCAGCTTCTCCTCCACTTTCGCCTCAGAATTCGCGTCATTATCATCAATAAGGTAAGCTGTGGTTATTTTCAATTGCGAACCTTCTCCGTATGTTTTAACTTCAGGAGCAGTCCCGAAAGCGCCTGTTAAGGCCTCACGCACCTGCTGTGTTTCCTTCTCTTCAGCAAGACGAACCACATAAGTACGCCCTCCTTTAAAGTCAACCCCGAGTTTAAAACCACCGTGTTTGATATAGAAAATAACACCCAATAAAATTATTGTTCCCGAAAAGAGATAATACAATTTACGTTTGCCAACGAAATCGATATTGATATTTTTTAAAACATTAGCGGTGTACTTATTTGAAAATGGTATTTCCGAATTGCGTTTCAACAAACTATCAAATATTAAACGGGTAATAAATATCGCTGAAAACAACGAGGTAAGAATACCGATTATAAGTGTTGTAGCAAAGCCCTGGATGGGACCTGAACCAAAAACAAACAGGATAATACCCAACAACAATGTGGTTACGTTCGAGTCTATGATGGAAGACATGGCATTTTTGAAACCCTCTTTAATTGCGAGTCCTGTTCCTTTCCCGCTTGCGAGTTCTTCACGTATACGCTCAAAAATAAGGATGTTGGCATCAACGGACATACCAATGGTAAGAACTATACCCGCAATACCCGGAAGTGTTAATACAGCACCCATGGAGGCCAGGATACCCATTACAAAGAATACGTTAGCAAATAGCGCAACATCCGCCACCCATCCGGCCTTACTGTAATAAAAGCCCATAAACACGAGCACTATCAATAAAGCGATAACAAATGATTTCAAACCTGAACTGATCGCTTCCTGACCTAAGGTAGGACCAACAGTATCTTCGGCGACAATTCGCGCAGGGGCAGGAAGT harbors:
- a CDS encoding transposase, which translates into the protein FIFYEIFTGQVRKNNKGFRRFTLRGNSRVQIETGLLVLAHNLKKWAVA